The following coding sequences are from one Rathayibacter sp. SW19 window:
- the arfA gene encoding arabinosylfuranosidase ArfA has product MVTARLTVDPQFAIGAVNRRLFGSFVEHLGRCVYDGIYEPGHPTADEEGFRTDVIALVAELGVSTIRYPGGNFVSGFRWEDSVGPRADRPRRLDLAWHSTETNEIGLHEFSSWLEKVGSELMLAVNLGTRGTQEALDLLEYSNIASGTALADQRIANGKTDAFGVKMWCLGNEMDGPWQLGHRSADDYGKLASRTAKAMRQLDPSIELVVCGSSSAHMPTFGEWERVVLTHAYDDVDYISCHAYYEEKNGDLDSFLASAVDMDHFIESVVATADHVKAVNGSDKTINISFDEWNVWYIDRYHGVDKIEGLDNWPVAPRLLEDAYSIADAVVFGNLLISLLKHADRVTSASLAQLVNVIAPIMTEPAGPAWRQTTYFPFALTSRLATGTALDIRLSSDTYSTQQYGEANLVDAVATYDADAGSASAFLVNRSRTEQAVVTIDLTALPGVALIDAQTLTDEDVYAKNTLNERDRVGLVSNESAQLHSGTLTITLPPVSWTALTVG; this is encoded by the coding sequence ATGGTCACCGCACGCCTTACCGTCGATCCGCAGTTCGCGATCGGCGCCGTCAACCGTCGACTGTTCGGATCGTTCGTCGAGCACCTGGGGCGGTGTGTCTATGACGGAATCTACGAGCCCGGGCATCCGACAGCCGACGAGGAAGGCTTCCGCACGGACGTGATCGCGCTCGTCGCGGAACTGGGCGTCTCCACGATTCGCTACCCGGGCGGCAACTTCGTTTCCGGATTCCGGTGGGAAGACAGTGTCGGCCCGCGCGCAGACCGGCCGCGTCGGCTCGACCTGGCCTGGCACTCCACCGAAACCAACGAGATCGGCCTGCACGAGTTCTCCTCCTGGCTCGAAAAGGTCGGCAGCGAACTGATGCTGGCTGTGAACCTCGGCACCCGCGGAACCCAAGAAGCGCTCGACCTGCTCGAATATTCGAACATCGCGTCAGGCACGGCGCTCGCCGACCAACGGATCGCAAACGGCAAAACGGATGCGTTCGGTGTGAAGATGTGGTGCCTCGGAAACGAGATGGACGGCCCGTGGCAGCTCGGCCATCGTTCCGCCGACGACTACGGCAAACTCGCCTCCCGCACCGCGAAGGCCATGCGGCAGCTGGACCCCTCGATCGAACTGGTCGTCTGCGGCTCCTCGAGCGCGCACATGCCCACGTTCGGCGAGTGGGAGCGGGTCGTGCTCACGCACGCCTACGACGATGTGGACTATATCTCCTGCCACGCGTACTACGAGGAGAAGAACGGCGACCTTGACAGCTTTCTCGCGTCCGCCGTCGACATGGATCACTTCATCGAATCCGTCGTCGCGACGGCCGACCACGTGAAGGCAGTGAACGGCAGCGATAAGACCATCAACATCTCATTCGATGAATGGAACGTCTGGTACATCGATCGCTACCACGGTGTTGACAAGATCGAAGGGCTCGATAACTGGCCCGTGGCTCCGCGCTTGCTCGAAGACGCATACTCGATTGCGGATGCCGTAGTCTTCGGCAACCTGCTGATCTCACTGCTCAAACACGCAGACCGGGTGACCAGTGCGTCGCTCGCCCAACTGGTGAACGTGATCGCACCGATCATGACCGAGCCGGCAGGACCCGCCTGGCGTCAGACGACGTACTTCCCGTTCGCGCTCACATCTCGGCTTGCGACCGGAACGGCATTGGACATCAGGCTCAGTAGCGACACCTATTCGACACAGCAGTATGGCGAGGCGAATCTGGTCGACGCGGTCGCGACGTATGACGCGGACGCGGGCAGCGCATCCGCTTTCCTGGTCAACCGGTCTCGCACCGAACAAGCGGTGGTCACCATCGATCTGACGGCACTGCCTGGTGTTGCACTGATCGACGCCCAGACGCTGACCGACGAAGATGTGTATGCGAAGAACACCCTGAACGAACGGGACAGGGTCGGACTCGTCAGCAACGAGAGTGCGCAGCTACATTCGGGAACCCTCACGATCACGCTGCCGCCGGTGTCCTGGACTGCGCTCACCGTCGGCTGA
- a CDS encoding saccharopine dehydrogenase family protein — protein MRILLVGAGGVGDSIAKIAARRSFYEQIVVSDYDIARVQRTIAWIADKHGADAAARFVPAAIDASDPDRVASVAREHRATHVINAVEPKFVPTIFAGALAAGADYLDMAMSLSEPHPTDPYAQTGVKLGDDQFEQAPDWERAGRLALVGMGVEPGMSDVFARYASDHLFSEIEELGTRDGANLVVRDENGEEIFAPSFSIWTTIEECLNPPVIFEKDTGWYTTAPFSEPEIFTFPEGIGPVECVNVEHEEVLLMPRWLNAKRVTFKYGLGDEFIGILKTLHQLGLDSTTPLRVRSPNGPVEVAPRDVVAAALPDPATIGPRMTGKTCAGVWVRGTGLDGNPREVYLYHVSDNEWTMREYDSQCVVWQTALNPVIALELLASGAWTGRGVLGPEAFDAAPFLELMARPESEGGYGQPWGLEERTPAA, from the coding sequence ATGAGAATACTTCTGGTCGGCGCCGGCGGCGTCGGCGATTCGATCGCAAAGATCGCGGCCCGGCGCAGTTTCTATGAACAGATCGTCGTCAGCGACTACGACATCGCGCGTGTGCAGCGCACCATCGCGTGGATCGCGGACAAGCACGGGGCGGATGCCGCTGCTCGCTTCGTTCCCGCCGCGATCGACGCCTCCGATCCCGACCGGGTCGCATCCGTCGCTCGAGAGCACCGCGCAACGCATGTCATCAACGCGGTTGAACCGAAGTTCGTGCCCACCATCTTCGCCGGCGCGCTCGCAGCAGGAGCCGACTATCTGGATATGGCGATGAGCCTGTCCGAGCCGCACCCGACCGACCCCTACGCGCAGACCGGCGTCAAGCTCGGCGACGACCAGTTCGAGCAGGCGCCCGATTGGGAGCGCGCCGGTCGGCTTGCGCTGGTCGGCATGGGCGTGGAACCGGGCATGTCGGATGTCTTCGCGCGCTACGCATCCGACCACCTGTTCAGCGAGATCGAGGAGCTCGGCACGCGCGACGGTGCCAACCTGGTCGTGCGTGACGAGAACGGCGAGGAGATCTTCGCACCGAGCTTCAGCATCTGGACGACCATCGAGGAGTGCCTGAACCCGCCCGTGATCTTCGAGAAAGACACCGGCTGGTACACGACTGCGCCGTTCAGCGAGCCGGAAATCTTCACCTTCCCGGAGGGGATCGGCCCGGTCGAGTGCGTCAACGTCGAACACGAAGAAGTGCTGCTGATGCCGCGCTGGCTGAACGCCAAACGGGTCACCTTCAAGTACGGCCTCGGCGATGAGTTCATCGGCATTCTGAAGACACTGCACCAGCTCGGCCTGGACTCGACGACACCCCTGCGCGTGCGCAGCCCCAACGGGCCGGTCGAGGTCGCACCACGGGACGTCGTCGCGGCAGCACTGCCTGATCCTGCGACCATCGGACCGCGGATGACAGGCAAGACCTGCGCAGGCGTCTGGGTGCGTGGCACGGGTCTCGACGGCAACCCGCGCGAGGTGTATCTCTATCACGTGAGCGACAACGAATGGACGATGCGCGAATACGACAGCCAGTGCGTCGTCTGGCAGACCGCGTTGAACCCGGTGATCGCGCTGGAGCTGCTCGCATCCGGCGCCTGGACCGGCCGTGGAGTGCTTGGTCCGGAGGCGTTCGATGCCGCGCCGTTCCTCGAATTGATGGCGCGGCCCGAGTCGGAAGGTGGATACGGTCAGCCCTGGGGACTCGAGGAGCGCACGCCCGCAGCCTAG
- a CDS encoding carbohydrate ABC transporter permease, whose product MSTSGVVAAVKPPSTPRGRRAPVSRSARMTARRARVGWLFIAPFAIVFALFLVAPLAYAFYLSLYTKGLATGTTFAGIDNYVKAFTDPSFLKGIWFVIRFAIVLIPVQMAVSLAAALLLDALTTRLAKFSRLMIFLPYAIPAVIGALMWGFLYSPTFGPLQDIFSLFHAQAPFMLSPDNVFAGLLNVVTWQWAGYYMIIIFAALQGIDPALYEAAKLDGANSWQVAFRIKLPLVSSAMILILVFALIGTLQFFTEPQVLGPVANGSITPDFTPNIYAFNLAFSYAQFNYASTISFALGIVVFIAVYIFMFATRKRGSILK is encoded by the coding sequence ATGAGTACCTCAGGGGTCGTGGCGGCAGTGAAGCCGCCATCAACACCGCGCGGACGGCGGGCACCGGTCTCGCGCAGCGCCCGGATGACGGCGCGACGTGCGAGGGTCGGCTGGCTCTTCATCGCACCGTTCGCTATCGTGTTCGCACTGTTCTTGGTTGCGCCACTCGCCTACGCGTTCTACCTCAGCCTGTACACGAAGGGGCTGGCCACCGGCACGACGTTCGCCGGCATCGACAACTATGTCAAGGCGTTCACTGACCCGTCGTTCCTCAAAGGCATCTGGTTCGTGATCCGGTTCGCGATCGTGTTGATCCCGGTGCAGATGGCCGTTTCGCTCGCTGCTGCGCTGTTGCTGGATGCGCTCACCACGCGGCTCGCTAAATTCTCGCGCTTGATGATCTTCCTCCCCTACGCGATTCCCGCGGTTATCGGCGCGCTGATGTGGGGTTTTCTGTATAGCCCGACCTTCGGACCGCTGCAGGACATCTTCTCCCTGTTCCACGCACAGGCGCCGTTCATGCTCAGCCCGGACAACGTCTTCGCCGGCTTGCTCAATGTGGTCACCTGGCAGTGGGCCGGTTACTACATGATCATCATCTTCGCCGCGTTGCAGGGAATTGACCCGGCCCTGTATGAGGCGGCGAAACTCGACGGTGCGAATTCGTGGCAGGTGGCCTTCCGCATCAAGTTGCCGTTGGTCAGCTCCGCCATGATCCTGATTCTCGTGTTCGCGCTGATCGGAACCCTGCAGTTCTTCACGGAGCCGCAGGTGCTTGGGCCGGTCGCCAACGGATCGATCACCCCGGACTTCACGCCGAATATCTACGCGTTCAACCTGGCGTTCTCCTACGCCCAGTTCAACTACGCATCGACGATCTCCTTCGCACTGGGAATCGTGGTCTTCATCGCCGTCTACATCTTCATGTTCGCAACTCGTAAGAGAGGGAGCATCCTGAAATGA
- a CDS encoding helicase HerA-like domain-containing protein yields MTDDAVQQAQAEAAAAVAAAAKAQADAQAAIKRAEDAAAKAAAAAVGSPSASSGNDGASASSGNGGATGPLNAEHVDAIRAGYSFSELALEMGALVNGDALSDVPIRIPIAMLNRHGLVAGATGTGKTKTLQVLAEQLSAAGVPVFAADIKGDLSGIASAGESSDKLLARTKGIGQVWQPQASPTEYFSLGGVGKGVPIRATIAGFGPLLLSKVLGLNATQESSLGLVFHYADKAGLPLLDLSDLREVLKYLTSDDGKAELADLGGLSSATVGVILRELITFADQGADAFFGEPEIDTREFLKTTADGKGIVSLLEVPGVQDKPALFSTFLMWLLADLFNDLPEVGDADKPKLVFFFDEAHLLFKDASKDFLSSITQTVRLIRSKGVGIFFVTQTPKDVPSDILGQLGSRVQHQLRAFTPDDAKALRATISTYPTSGYDLEKVLQSLATGEAIVTVMNEKGAPSPVAWTRMRAPQGSMSPTPDAQIDATVAASPLLATYGTPIDRDSAREMLGRKLSAAADAEAARQQAAADAQAVIDAQKAADKSAADQAKAKKAADAEYNRILKSTGGTTRATAAKPQKNMLEEVLGSRTTQTILTSVVAGIFGTRRRR; encoded by the coding sequence ATGACGGATGACGCGGTCCAGCAAGCTCAGGCGGAGGCGGCCGCCGCGGTGGCCGCGGCGGCGAAAGCACAGGCCGACGCTCAGGCCGCGATCAAGCGGGCCGAGGATGCTGCCGCTAAGGCTGCTGCGGCTGCGGTCGGCAGCCCTTCGGCAAGCTCAGGGAACGACGGCGCTTCGGCAAGCTCAGGGAACGGCGGCGCCACGGGACCGCTGAACGCCGAGCACGTCGACGCCATCCGCGCGGGCTATTCCTTCAGTGAACTCGCGCTCGAAATGGGCGCTCTCGTCAACGGGGATGCGCTGTCGGACGTGCCCATACGCATCCCGATCGCGATGCTGAACAGGCACGGCCTGGTCGCCGGTGCAACCGGAACGGGCAAGACCAAGACACTGCAGGTGCTCGCGGAGCAACTCTCCGCAGCGGGTGTGCCGGTTTTCGCCGCGGACATCAAAGGTGACCTTTCGGGGATCGCGAGCGCAGGCGAGTCGAGCGACAAGCTGTTGGCGCGCACGAAGGGCATCGGCCAAGTCTGGCAGCCGCAGGCATCACCCACTGAGTATTTCAGCCTCGGCGGCGTGGGCAAGGGTGTTCCGATCCGAGCGACGATCGCCGGTTTCGGGCCGCTGTTGCTGTCCAAGGTGCTTGGACTCAACGCAACGCAAGAGTCAAGCCTCGGCTTGGTCTTTCATTACGCAGACAAGGCGGGCCTGCCGCTGCTCGACCTTTCAGACTTGCGTGAGGTGCTCAAATACCTGACGAGCGATGACGGCAAGGCCGAACTGGCCGACCTCGGCGGGCTCTCGAGCGCTACGGTCGGCGTCATCCTGCGCGAACTGATCACGTTCGCCGATCAGGGCGCGGATGCCTTCTTCGGCGAACCCGAGATCGACACGCGTGAATTCCTCAAGACGACCGCAGACGGCAAGGGCATCGTCAGCCTTCTCGAGGTGCCCGGTGTGCAGGACAAGCCCGCACTGTTCAGCACCTTCCTGATGTGGCTGCTCGCCGACCTGTTCAACGATCTGCCCGAGGTCGGCGACGCCGACAAGCCGAAGCTGGTGTTCTTCTTCGACGAGGCGCATCTTTTGTTCAAGGATGCGTCGAAGGACTTTCTCAGCTCCATCACGCAGACTGTACGGCTCATCCGCTCAAAGGGCGTCGGTATCTTCTTCGTGACGCAGACGCCGAAAGACGTGCCGAGCGACATCCTCGGTCAACTGGGCTCGCGCGTGCAGCATCAGTTGCGCGCGTTCACACCGGATGATGCGAAGGCGTTGCGGGCGACCATCTCGACGTATCCGACCTCCGGCTATGACCTCGAGAAGGTACTGCAGTCACTCGCCACCGGTGAGGCGATCGTGACGGTGATGAACGAGAAGGGCGCACCGAGCCCGGTCGCCTGGACCAGGATGCGCGCACCGCAGGGTTCGATGTCGCCGACACCCGACGCGCAGATCGACGCGACGGTCGCAGCCTCGCCGTTGCTCGCGACGTACGGCACACCCATCGACCGTGATTCCGCTCGGGAGATGCTCGGCCGCAAGCTCAGTGCCGCGGCGGATGCAGAAGCAGCCCGCCAGCAGGCAGCGGCAGATGCGCAGGCCGTTATCGACGCCCAGAAGGCGGCGGACAAGTCTGCGGCTGACCAGGCGAAGGCGAAGAAGGCAGCGGACGCCGAATACAACCGCATCCTGAAATCAACCGGTGGAACCACGCGTGCGACCGCAGCAAAACCGCAGAAGAACATGCTCGAAGAAGTGCTCGGCTCGCGCACCACCCAGACGATCCTGACCAGCGTCGTTGCAGGCATCTTCGGCACCCGTCGTCGGCGCTGA
- a CDS encoding carbohydrate ABC transporter permease, producing MSTLTNAAPAPGSSTRRSSTRRSSKRGSSTRGLSARIPKRRRNTVAHLFLLALVIYFLIPIWWLFVASTKDAQGLFGGTAGTLWFDKNFNLFSNLQDLFTYNNGEYLQWLGNSVLYAVSGGLGATIVSVLAGYGFAKYKFRGRTFMFSLLLGSVMVPLTALVIPTFVLMSNLGLTDTIWAIILPSLLSPFGVYLMRVYTGDAVPDELLDAARVDGAGEFRTFFRVALPLMRPAVITVLLLSVVGTWNNYFLPLAMLSNSRLYPITVGLGLWEQLASSNNGGGHSLWSLIIVGSLVSIIPLIIAFLTLQKYWQGGLSLGSLK from the coding sequence ATGAGCACACTCACGAATGCTGCGCCTGCCCCGGGATCGTCGACACGGAGATCGTCGACACGGAGATCGTCGAAACGGGGATCGTCGACACGCGGGTTGTCGGCGCGCATCCCGAAACGCCGCCGCAACACGGTCGCGCATCTGTTCTTACTCGCACTGGTCATCTATTTCTTGATCCCGATCTGGTGGCTCTTCGTCGCAAGCACCAAAGATGCACAGGGGCTCTTCGGCGGAACAGCCGGAACGTTGTGGTTCGACAAGAACTTCAACCTGTTCAGCAACCTGCAAGACCTATTCACCTACAACAACGGTGAGTACCTGCAGTGGCTCGGCAACTCGGTGCTGTATGCCGTCTCGGGCGGCCTCGGCGCCACCATCGTCTCCGTGTTGGCCGGCTACGGGTTCGCCAAGTACAAGTTCCGCGGCCGCACATTCATGTTCTCACTTTTGCTTGGCTCGGTCATGGTGCCGTTGACCGCGCTCGTGATCCCGACCTTCGTGCTCATGTCGAACCTCGGATTGACCGACACGATTTGGGCCATCATCCTGCCCTCGCTGCTCAGCCCGTTCGGTGTCTATCTGATGCGTGTCTACACCGGGGATGCCGTGCCGGATGAACTTCTGGACGCGGCCCGAGTGGACGGCGCCGGTGAATTCCGCACGTTTTTCCGCGTTGCGCTGCCGCTGATGCGGCCTGCCGTCATCACCGTGCTGCTGCTGTCTGTCGTTGGAACGTGGAACAACTATTTTCTGCCGCTGGCGATGCTGTCGAATTCGCGGTTGTACCCGATAACGGTCGGCCTCGGGCTGTGGGAGCAATTGGCGTCATCGAACAATGGTGGCGGGCACTCGCTGTGGAGTCTGATCATCGTGGGCTCGCTCGTGTCGATCATTCCACTCATCATCGCGTTTCTCACGTTGCAGAAGTATTGGCAGGGCGGTCTGTCGCTCGGCAGCCTGAAATAG
- a CDS encoding ABC transporter substrate-binding protein → MQRSTIEGNTVKKKALFAVLSAVALTASLAACSGGGGSSDTAAGTSPKLTNCTNKMIYKDAPQVSVWAWYPNMATVVDNFNKAHKDVQVCWTVAGQGAPEYAKFQTAIAANKGAPDVIMLEADQLTGFEIQKALVDLSQFGANDVKKNFSAGAWKDVSQGDAVYAIPVDGGPMAMIYRTDVFAKYGITTPPTTWAEYAADAQKVKDAGGPLFGDLGSNVPAAITALMAQKGAVPFVYDLAKPKDVKITLDDQATKDVLSYWAGLSNKGLVGKQDQFTTDYISGMVGGKYATYISAAWAPGYLTGAGVGKGSEKGEFSVAPLPQWNAGDNVSVNWGGSTFAVTTQATDKKLAAEVAKGLYADDASLTDGWKTQTIFPLNQGVLTSDEFINNKVDFFNGQTANKDVYVPAENAYKGFNYSPFSVYYYAQLQAELVKINAGKTTGEQAATDLQKTMVTYAKSQGFTVTQ, encoded by the coding sequence ATGCAAAGAAGCACAATCGAAGGGAACACAGTGAAAAAGAAGGCACTCTTTGCCGTCCTGTCCGCAGTGGCGCTGACGGCGTCGCTCGCAGCCTGCAGCGGAGGGGGAGGTTCGAGCGACACGGCCGCCGGCACCAGCCCGAAGCTCACCAACTGCACGAACAAGATGATCTATAAGGATGCCCCGCAGGTTTCCGTCTGGGCCTGGTATCCGAACATGGCGACCGTCGTCGACAACTTCAACAAGGCCCACAAAGACGTGCAGGTGTGCTGGACCGTCGCAGGGCAAGGGGCCCCGGAATACGCGAAGTTCCAGACTGCGATCGCCGCGAACAAGGGCGCCCCCGACGTGATCATGCTCGAGGCGGATCAGCTCACCGGGTTCGAGATCCAGAAGGCGCTCGTCGACCTGAGCCAGTTCGGTGCGAACGATGTCAAGAAGAACTTCAGTGCCGGTGCCTGGAAGGACGTGTCGCAGGGCGACGCCGTTTACGCCATCCCGGTCGACGGCGGCCCGATGGCCATGATCTACCGCACGGATGTTTTCGCGAAGTACGGCATTACGACGCCACCGACCACGTGGGCTGAGTACGCGGCAGACGCTCAGAAGGTGAAGGATGCGGGTGGGCCGCTGTTCGGCGACCTGGGCAGCAACGTTCCCGCTGCGATCACGGCTCTGATGGCACAAAAGGGCGCCGTGCCGTTCGTGTACGACCTGGCCAAGCCCAAAGACGTGAAGATCACCCTCGATGACCAGGCCACGAAAGACGTGCTCTCCTACTGGGCGGGCCTTTCCAACAAGGGGCTTGTCGGCAAACAGGATCAGTTCACGACCGACTACATCTCCGGCATGGTCGGTGGCAAGTACGCCACCTACATCTCAGCGGCGTGGGCGCCCGGCTACCTGACGGGCGCGGGCGTCGGAAAGGGCAGCGAGAAGGGCGAATTCTCTGTTGCACCGCTTCCGCAGTGGAACGCCGGAGACAACGTGTCTGTGAACTGGGGCGGTTCGACGTTCGCGGTGACCACGCAGGCGACGGACAAGAAGCTCGCGGCCGAAGTGGCAAAGGGCCTCTACGCAGATGACGCTTCGCTCACAGACGGCTGGAAGACGCAGACCATCTTCCCGCTGAATCAGGGCGTGCTGACCTCCGACGAATTCATCAACAACAAGGTGGACTTCTTCAACGGCCAAACCGCGAACAAAGACGTCTACGTGCCTGCTGAGAACGCGTACAAGGGCTTCAACTACAGCCCGTTCTCGGTCTACTACTACGCGCAGCTTCAAGCGGAGCTCGTGAAGATCAACGCGGGCAAGACCACGGGGGAGCAGGCCGCGACCGATCTGCAGAAGACCATGGTGACCTACGCGAAGAGCCAGGGCTTCACGGTCACGCAGTAG
- a CDS encoding aminoglycoside phosphotransferase family protein: MAPTDISTELAASVDLLLERWHLEPDGAAFATATSVLAPARRDGAPVMVKIATHVEESRGNAVMLWWNGHGSARVLEHDADSVLLERAIGSRSLVAMAEAASAGVAANVSDCAADDEATRILCETGMRLHATAGIHRLASVPVPELPTLPEWFAELFTHAAEVGGFHGRAAVIAGELLKDQHEVTVLHGDLHHGNVLDFGAASHPESDGWAAIDPKGLIGDRAFDFANILCNPSADAALRPGRLARAVDVVAHTTGIDRLRLLRWAIAWCALSSAWDARSGQVAAPALSVGLDAERLLDAA, translated from the coding sequence GTGGCACCGACCGACATCTCGACCGAGCTGGCAGCGTCCGTCGATCTCCTTCTGGAACGCTGGCATCTGGAACCGGATGGCGCCGCGTTTGCCACAGCGACGAGCGTTCTGGCACCCGCCCGACGCGACGGTGCACCTGTGATGGTGAAGATCGCGACGCACGTCGAGGAGTCGCGCGGCAACGCTGTGATGCTCTGGTGGAACGGTCACGGCAGTGCTCGCGTGCTCGAACACGACGCTGACTCGGTGCTGCTCGAGCGCGCGATCGGCTCACGTTCACTGGTCGCGATGGCGGAGGCGGCATCCGCTGGCGTCGCCGCGAACGTGAGCGATTGCGCAGCCGACGACGAAGCGACGCGCATCCTGTGTGAGACCGGGATGCGATTGCATGCCACCGCAGGCATACACCGGCTCGCCTCAGTGCCGGTGCCCGAGCTGCCCACGCTGCCGGAGTGGTTCGCCGAGCTCTTCACGCATGCAGCAGAGGTCGGCGGATTCCACGGGCGAGCCGCGGTCATCGCGGGCGAACTGCTCAAGGACCAACACGAGGTCACGGTGCTGCACGGCGATCTGCATCACGGCAACGTGCTCGACTTCGGTGCTGCAAGCCACCCGGAAAGTGACGGCTGGGCAGCCATCGACCCGAAAGGACTCATCGGCGACCGTGCTTTCGACTTCGCGAATATCCTGTGCAACCCCAGTGCGGATGCCGCGTTGCGGCCCGGGCGGCTCGCCCGCGCCGTCGACGTGGTGGCGCACACTACGGGAATCGACCGGCTGCGGCTACTCCGCTGGGCGATCGCCTGGTGCGCGCTATCGTCGGCGTGGGATGCGCGCAGCGGGCAGGTTGCGGCACCCGCACTGTCGGTCGGGCTCGACGCGGAGCGACTGTTGGATGCTGCATGA
- a CDS encoding VOC family protein, with translation MTRGTIGIRFATDDIEGAHSALVERGVETDEILRWPGVPAMFGFRDPDGNAFSITATA, from the coding sequence GTGACTCGGGGCACAATCGGCATTCGCTTCGCCACCGACGACATAGAAGGGGCGCATTCCGCACTGGTGGAACGCGGTGTTGAAACGGACGAGATTCTTCGCTGGCCGGGCGTTCCGGCGATGTTCGGCTTCCGCGACCCGGACGGCAATGCCTTCTCCATTACGGCGACCGCATGA
- a CDS encoding LacI family DNA-binding transcriptional regulator produces MKLRGSAVAVTLHDVARASGVSIKTVSNVINDYPHIKPETRQRVQDAIEQLGYQPNLSARGLRSGRTGAISLVIPDLKNAYFAELADAVMRAAAQHDIFVLIQQSDGDRDRELEILRGPRMRMVDGVLFSVLGLGQADAALVDIPTPLVLLGERIFDGPTDHVTMQNVEAARAATEHIAALGRTRILAFGAHPNEIIGSAGLRLAGYRQGLETAGLPYREELVVNVDAWHRGDGADAMRGALDSGISFDGVVAFNDSIALGAMRVMQDAGLRIPNDVAVIGFDDIDETRYSLPTLTTVDPGRDEIAETAVRVLLERIAAAGGDPIAPRELRADFRIVSRESTAVTKA; encoded by the coding sequence ATGAAGCTGAGGGGGAGCGCGGTGGCGGTCACTTTGCACGATGTCGCGAGAGCGTCCGGTGTGTCGATCAAGACGGTTTCCAACGTCATCAACGACTACCCGCACATCAAGCCCGAGACGCGCCAACGCGTGCAGGATGCGATCGAGCAGCTCGGCTATCAGCCGAATCTCTCCGCCCGCGGGCTGCGCTCCGGTCGCACAGGGGCGATCAGCCTGGTCATCCCCGATCTCAAGAATGCGTACTTCGCCGAACTTGCGGATGCCGTCATGCGCGCCGCCGCACAGCACGACATCTTCGTGTTGATCCAGCAGTCCGACGGCGATCGTGATCGCGAACTCGAGATCTTGCGTGGACCCCGCATGCGGATGGTCGACGGCGTTCTGTTCAGCGTGCTCGGCCTCGGCCAGGCAGACGCTGCGCTCGTCGACATCCCAACCCCGTTGGTGCTCCTGGGCGAGCGAATCTTCGACGGGCCGACGGATCACGTGACCATGCAGAACGTCGAGGCGGCGCGGGCGGCGACCGAGCATATCGCGGCCCTCGGGCGCACACGCATCCTGGCTTTCGGTGCGCATCCGAACGAGATCATCGGGTCGGCGGGGTTGCGCTTGGCCGGCTATCGGCAAGGCCTTGAGACCGCCGGGTTGCCGTATCGCGAGGAGCTCGTGGTGAATGTCGATGCCTGGCATCGTGGCGATGGGGCGGATGCGATGCGGGGCGCGCTGGATTCCGGTATCTCGTTCGACGGCGTGGTCGCATTCAACGATTCGATCGCGCTCGGAGCGATGCGCGTGATGCAGGATGCGGGCCTGCGGATCCCGAACGATGTCGCCGTCATCGGCTTTGACGACATCGATGAGACGCGATATTCGCTTCCGACGCTGACGACCGTGGATCCCGGTCGCGATGAGATCGCCGAAACAGCGGTGCGGGTGCTGCTGGAGCGGATCGCGGCGGCAGGGGGCGATCCGATCGCCCCACGGGAGTTGCGGGCAGACTTCCGCATCGTCTCGCGCGAGTCAACGGCCGTTACCAAAGCGTAG